The window GCTGGAAGATGTTCCGCGAACTGCGCAGCCATGGCGAGGACGAGGTCGCCCCCGACGAGGCCATGAGCCTGCCCGACACCGGCGGCGCCGCCACCGCGGGTTCGGCAGGCAATGCGGCCGTCGCGGCGGCCGGCGCCACCACCTTCGGGGCGGCCATCTGGCAGATCGTCGTCGCCGACGTGTCGATGTCGCTGGACAACGTGCTGGCGGTGGCCGGCGCCGCCAAGGAGCATCCGACCATCCTGGTGATCGGACTGGTGCTGTCGGTCGTGCTGATGGGTGCGGCCGCCAACATGATCGCCCATGTTCTCCACAAGCACCGCTGGATCGGCTGGGTCGGCCTGCTCATCATCACCTATGTCGCCCTCGACATGATCTGGCGCGGCAGCAACGAGGTGCTCCGGCAGATGGCGTGAGGCTGACCGCGGATTCCGGCACCCGCCGGCAAAACCGCTGCAATAAAGTAGTATAGGGGCAGACCTGTGACGCCGTTCACAGTGCATTAATCTGTAGGGCCTTATGGTCTCTCCAGGTTCATCGTTTCCTCCCGAACCCGAACTAAAGGCCGCGCCTTTCTGGCAGCGGCCTTTTTCTTTCCAGCATCATCGGGTTGTTCCGCCGACGGACGCCGCGACCATGGCGAAGAATTGCGCCTCGTCGATGGTGTCGGGCTTGCCGTATTTGGCGCGCCGGGCGGCGGCGGTGTCCAGCTTGGTGGCGCCGGGGGCATGGCCGACGACGAGATAGTCGGTGTCCTTGCGGACGCTGTGATGCCAGCTTCCGCCCAGCGCCAGGATGCGGGCCATCACCGCCTCGCGCGACAGGCCGGTCAGTTCGCCGGTGACGGCGAAGGCATAAGAGTGCGTAACAAAACCGGCCAGGAACGGTTGGTAGGGGCATGGCAGCCCCTCTTGTTTCCGACGCCTTGTGGGCGATCATCGAACCGCTGATCCCGCCGGAGCCGCCCAAGCCAAAAGGCGGACGGCCCCGGTTGGACGATCGTGCGGCGCTGACCGGCATCCTATTCGTGCTGCGCACGGGTATTCCTTGGGAGCTTCTGCCGGTGGAGATGGGCTGCGGCTCGGGGATGACCTGCTGGCGGCGTCTGCACGAGTGGCATCGGGCTGGCGTGTGGGAACGGCTGCATCGTGTGCTGCTCGACCGGCTCGGCTATGCCAACGCCATCAACTGGGATCGTGCAGCGGTGGACAGCGCCAGCGTCCCGGCAAAAAGGGGGGTGAGGAGACCGGCCCGAACCCGACGGATCGCGGCAAGCCGGGCTCCAAGCGCCACATCCTCGTCGATGCTAACGGCATCCCGCTCGCCCTGAGGATCTCGCCAGCCAACCGGCACGACAGCAAGCTGCTGGAGGCGCTGGTCGATGCCGTGCCGGCGATCCGCCAGTGTGCGGGCCGGCCCCGGCGCCGCCCGGCCAAGCTGCACGCCGACAAGGGCTACGACTTTGCACACTGCCGGCAGGCGCTGCGCCAACGAGCGATCATTCCGCGGATCGCCCGGCGTGGCGTCGAGAGCAGCGAGCGTCTTGGCCGACACCGATGGGTGGTCGAGCGTACGCTCGCTTGGTTCGCCCGCTTCCGCCGCATCGCCGTCCGCTACGAACGGCGCGCCGACATCTTCACTGCCTTTCACCATATCGCGGCCAGCCTCATCTGCTGGCGCTTCGTCCAGAGATGGTTCTGTTAGGCGCTCTAACCGGCGATGCCGTGGCTGATCGGGACGGCCGGATGCCGGACCACCGGCGGCGGGTCGATCTGGTTGGTCGGCTCCAGATGGGGAACCGCCAGCATCTCGGCACTGCCCAGGATCATCTTCTGGAACAGGCGGCTGGTGATCTCGGCATCGACGAAGGCGCCGTGGAAGCGCGCCCGGATGCCGACGTCGATGCCGAACAGCGTCGCCACCGCATCGAGCGAGGCGCGCCCGGCCACCCGCCCCCTGGCGTGGTGCATCGTGCAAACCGATCGGGGCGGCGCCCAGGAAATGCCGCAGAGGTCGAATTCGTGCCGCAGGAACTCGATGTCGAAGCCGACATTGTGGCCGACCAGCACCGAGCCGTCCAGGAAGCCGCGGATGTCTTCAGCGACGCTGTGGAACGGATCCTGGTGGCGCAGCAGGTGGTCCGGCAGCCCATGCACCCTCAGCGCATGCGGGTTCGACTTGCGCCCCGGATTGAAGATGAGGCTGAGACAGCGGCCGGTCGGCGTCGCCTCCGCCAGTTCGATCGCGGCGAAGCTGACCATGCGGTCGCCGCCGGCCGTCGACAGCCCGGTGGTCTCACAGTCGATCACGACGTAACGGCGGGCGGAGGATTGCGTCCGGGCGGCTTCGGTCACCGCCGACGGACGGGCACGCACTGCATCGATCAAACGGCTCATGAACTCTCGCCCCAGAAGCAGGAAAACCCTGCCGCATCACTTCATCGAGCGTAAAGCCTGATGTGTCGGGCTTTGCGCTCGTCCCCAAACGGCGGGCGCGGCCGTCCGGCCGCTTGCCTTCGCAGGCAGGGGCCTGCGGGGCCGCGGTCGCGGCCCATCCCGGACTATAGGCCGGCCCGCCACCACAGGTCGAGCGTCCGTGCCGCCGCCGTGCCGCCGGTTCGTGTGGGGTCCGATCAGAAGTCCCATCACTCCCGTATCGGATATTTCGGTGCCTAACCAAAAAATCCGGCCGTATGCAAAAAGTAGATTGTTGGCGCACCAATCACGAGGTATCATATTTCAGTTGATGTAATCGTATAGCGATTACAGATAAACACAATGCAGATTCAAGGAGATCGCGTGTGGACGTGATCGCGGAGCTGTCGGGCCTCATCGGCGCCGACGCCGTTCTGACATCCAAATCCGACCTGGACTCCGCGACGGAGGACTGGCGCGGCCGCTATCGCGGGCCGGCGCTCTGCCTCGTCCGGCCGGCGAATGCCGAACAGGTGGCGGCGGTGGTGCGCTGCTGCGCCCGCCACGGGATTCCTCTGCTGCCGCAGGGCGGCAACACCAGCCTGTGCGGCGGCGCCGTTCCGTCGGAGGCGGGCCCCGCTCCGGTCATCCTCAACCTGTCGCGCATGCGCGCGGTCCGCAGCATCGACCCGGTCAACAGCACGATGGAGGTCGAGGCCGGCTGCGTGCTCGCCACCGTGCAGGAAGCGGCGGCGGCGGCCGGGCGGCTCTATCCGGTCAGCCTGGGCGCGGAAGGCTCCTGCCAGATCGGCGGGACCATCGCGACCAATGCCGGCGGCACCTCCGTCCTGCGATACGGCAACACGCGCGACAATGTGCTGGGGCTGGAGGTGGTGCTGGCCGACGGCACGATCTGGTCCGGTCTGTACGGCCTGCGCAAGAACAACACCGGCTATGACCTGAAGCACCTGTTCATCGGGTCGGAAGGCACGCTCGGCATCATCACCGCGGCAACGCTGAAGCTGCATCCGCTGCCGACGCGCCATGCCGTCGCCTGGGTCGGGATGGCGTCGCCGGCCGATGCGCTGACCCTGCTGACCCGCGTGCAGGAACGCTGCGGCGCCCGGCTGTCGGCCTTCGAGATGATCAACCGCCTCCAGCTCGATCTGGTGGTGGAGCAGGTTCCGGGACGCCGCAGCCCGATCGGGACGCCGGCCGACTGGCATGTGCTGATCGAGCTGTCGGACAACAGCGGCGGCGACGCGCTGGATGCCGAACTTCAGGGGATCCTGGAGGACGCCTTCGGCGAGGGTTTGCTGACCGACGCCGCGCTGGCCGCCAGCGACGCCCAGCGCCACGCCATGTGGGAGGTGCGCCACAGCGTGTCGGAGGCGAACAAGAAGGCCGGCGTCGGGCTGACCACCGATTGCGCGGTGCCGCTGTCGGCGGTGCCGGCCTTCATCGACGCCGCCACCGCCGCGGTGCGGGCGCTGGTGCCGGGCCTGCCGGTGATCGTCGTCGCCCATCTCGGCGACGGCAACGTCCACTTCATCCCCTTCTTCAGCTTCGACGGCTGGGCCGCCGCCGCCCCGGACGCCGCCGGCCGCGAGGCGCTGGCCGCCGCCATCCGCCATGCGGTGAACGACGAGGCCGCCCGGCTGAACGGCACCTTCAGCGCCGAGCACGGCGTCGGCCGCGTCCAGCTGGGCGAGATGGCGCGCTACAAGCCCGCCGCCGAGCTGGCGCTGATGCGCGCGGTCAAGCGGGCGCTCGACCCGCAGAACCTCTTCAACCCCGGCCGGCTGCTGCCGCCGGGCTGAGTGCCCCCTGTCCTTCCATACTTCCGCCGTTCCGGCCCATCCAATAGGAGAGACGACATGAGCATCCGCCAATCCGGCTGGTCCCGCCGCACCCTGCTGAAAGCCGGCGCCGTCGGCGCCGTCGGCGCTTCCACGCTCGCCATGCCGGCGATCTGGAGCCCGGCGCGCGCGCAGAACAAGCGGATCGTCGTGCGCGACGACGGCGGCATCTACACCAAGGCCTATGGTGAGGTGTTCTACAAGCCCTTCACCGCGGCGACCGGCATCGAGGTGATCGGCGTCCAGGCCAATGCCGAGCCGACCGCGCAGATCCGCTCGATGGTCGAGGCCAAGTCCTACACCTGGGACATGGCGAAGATCAGCCAGCCGGCCATCCTGATGCTGACCGGCGGCGACAAGCCGCTGCTGGA of the Azospirillum ramasamyi genome contains:
- a CDS encoding TerC family protein, which codes for MTDLLTADALSALLQVIAIDLVLAGDNAIVVGMAAAAVPLAQRRKVIFWGITAAIVLRIFFALITTQLLAIIGLTLAGGVLLLWVCWKMFRELRSHGEDEVAPDEAMSLPDTGGAATAGSAGNAAVAAAGATTFGAAIWQIVVADVSMSLDNVLAVAGAAKEHPTILVIGLVLSVVLMGAAANMIAHVLHKHRWIGWVGLLIITYVALDMIWRGSNEVLRQMA
- a CDS encoding FAD-binding oxidoreductase; this translates as MDVIAELSGLIGADAVLTSKSDLDSATEDWRGRYRGPALCLVRPANAEQVAAVVRCCARHGIPLLPQGGNTSLCGGAVPSEAGPAPVILNLSRMRAVRSIDPVNSTMEVEAGCVLATVQEAAAAAGRLYPVSLGAEGSCQIGGTIATNAGGTSVLRYGNTRDNVLGLEVVLADGTIWSGLYGLRKNNTGYDLKHLFIGSEGTLGIITAATLKLHPLPTRHAVAWVGMASPADALTLLTRVQERCGARLSAFEMINRLQLDLVVEQVPGRRSPIGTPADWHVLIELSDNSGGDALDAELQGILEDAFGEGLLTDAALAASDAQRHAMWEVRHSVSEANKKAGVGLTTDCAVPLSAVPAFIDAATAAVRALVPGLPVIVVAHLGDGNVHFIPFFSFDGWAAAAPDAAGREALAAAIRHAVNDEAARLNGTFSAEHGVGRVQLGEMARYKPAAELALMRAVKRALDPQNLFNPGRLLPPG
- a CDS encoding exonuclease domain-containing protein, with protein sequence MSRLIDAVRARPSAVTEAARTQSSARRYVVIDCETTGLSTAGGDRMVSFAAIELAEATPTGRCLSLIFNPGRKSNPHALRVHGLPDHLLRHQDPFHSVAEDIRGFLDGSVLVGHNVGFDIEFLRHEFDLCGISWAPPRSVCTMHHARGRVAGRASLDAVATLFGIDVGIRARFHGAFVDAEITSRLFQKMILGSAEMLAVPHLEPTNQIDPPPVVRHPAVPISHGIAG
- a CDS encoding IS5-like element ISAzba7 family transposase (programmed frameshift) yields the protein MAAPLVSDALWAIIEPLIPPEPPKPKGGRPRLDDRAALTGILFVLRTGIPWELLPVEMGCGSGMTCWRRLHEWHRAGVWERLHRVLLDRLGYANAINWDRAAVDSASVPGKKGGEETGPNPTDRGKPGSKRHILVDANGIPLALRISPANRHDSKLLEALVDAVPAIRQCAGRPRRRPAKLHADKGYDFAHCRQALRQRAIIPRIARRGVESSERLGRHRWVVERTLAWFARFRRIAVRYERRADIFTAFHHIAASLICWRFVQRWFC